Genomic DNA from Brachionichthys hirsutus isolate HB-005 unplaced genomic scaffold, CSIRO-AGI_Bhir_v1 contig_773, whole genome shotgun sequence:
GCCTGATCCCAGCTGTGGGATCAAACGCGACGATTCACCTCCAGCaatggggtcaaaggtcaacggACCCTTATAGGGCATTCATAGAGCGAACAGCAGTTTGATGCGGACACACAGGTAACATATATCACCTGTGTTACCTGTGCGTTTTTATGTTCTGCAGCCGACCAAAACGCCGCCGTCCCACAGCGCCGTGTGACAACGCCAGAATCAGTCCGGAGGTCAAACTGTCTCCACCAGAGATATAAATAGCTTCATGTTTGTTCCGCCTGACCCGGACAGACGGCTGCTGCCGCTCCGCCGGGCCTTTAGACGGCCTGGATTGGGTTTATGCAGCGAAGAATGGTTCTGATAATTGTCGTGGGTCAGACGGTGGAGGGGTCCATAATGACGCCAGTCAGCAAACTGGGCTCACGCCCTCCCAGCTGGGATAAACGGACCAATCAGATGACTCGACTTGtccgtgtgtgttttatgcttACTTTTAAACACACGATGATAAATGCAGCTTTTTCCAGCGATATTTCAGAGACCGTCCGgctgatcttttctttttactgggGAGTGTAACTAGCTTCATTATAAAACCATGAgcaccagccaatcagcaggagGCAAGCTCCAATAACGGCTGCTATAGTTCTCAGAATCGCGTGACCTGAATGACGGGTCAGAGAAGGAGAAACTAACCTTGCCCCCCCCACCGTGCAtcctcacaaacaaacacagaagccATCGAAAGCTCCTCCTTTTATGGAGCAGCCTGGCTAACGAGCACAGGAGGATGAAAATGAAGGCAGGTGCTCCCAATGAGAGGCTGAGGAGCAGCGGAGGAGAAACGCTGCCTCCGTCCAGAACAACGGACGTTTGTGGTGCGTCAGTTTTCTAAAGTGCATGTCATCACTCACGTCCAAACAGATAGCTGGAAAGGgtcactatttatttattagaaaaacacagagagcacagacctcccccaagcagctcgttcccctcctcattggatttacaccgtccacatggtgatctggatcagcaccaaaaggttctagattgttcttggtatctttatacaccaaccatgaaaagtcaaagtgaatcacagttgatgtatttttaactgatttttgaatctataaatgggttttaatgttaaaatataatattttttcctgacctcattcccGATCCAGATCAAATTCTATGGTAAGAtggagatccccaccctacatgattgtgtcaaattccagaaacatcGGTCAaaaatcaaccgagatattgaccccttatcggacccctttatgactgcgtttttggtgagtaaattgaatgcatattttacaaaatccagatttgtttgcaTCCAGACGGATATCCGGATGTAACATTTTTGTTCTGTAACATTCGGCTACAGAACAAAAATCGATCCACAGAACACCTTCTCAACGTCACGTCATCATGAGCAGCACGGCACAAACACAGCATCAATATTAgggaaaggaaataaatactGAGCACTGACGGTGGTGGGACTCACTGGTTCCGGGCCTGGCGTCGGACACGTCCACCAGTGGGCCGGTGGCCTGGGACAGGGACTGGTAGTGGACCGTGTGGGTCACCGTGGAGGATTTCTGCTTGTTTGTCTCCCCGAAGTCGTTGTCTGTCAGCAGCACAGTGGACCTGTCGTCtgaaagacagagaggggaCGGGTGGGAGGACACCAAATTAAGTAAAGCAGGAAGCGGGGGACAGAGGAGAAACTCCCCGCCGGCGTCTCACCGATTGTCTCCATGGTGTCCCGCTCCTCGATGAGCAGCTGGGCTCTGGGGATGTCGATGTGCATCCTCAacgtctgctgctgcttgttcaCCGTGTCTGGAGTCCGGGTGTTCTTACTGCGGGGGGGCGGGATCCATTACTCTTTATCTAGAACTCGTCCGCAATGTATCCCAGAAACACTAGTTCAATCCCGTTCGAGCCGATGGGTAGCAGCGAGGGGGCGGGAGGGTCAGGATTTCTCGTCATGGCGACGTCATGATTTGCATTCGCTGGCGTAAATTAAAATTAAGCGCACACACATACCTCATCAGCATTTCTGCCAGGCTTTTGGCATCTGTGGAGTCAGCAAAGGGGCCGTTAGTACAATAACAGCGCCGTCCTCGCTCGTCTGAGATAAAGAgggtgtttttaaaaaaaaagcaaagcccACCTCTGAGCCTCTTCAGCCTCtgctcccgcctcctcctcttcagcaccATGAGCATGATGAAGACCAGCACCGCCACCACCAGCACGGAGGTGATGGTCACCACCATCTTCAGGCCGCCGCTGCCGGACATGTTGTCGGAGATGGGGTCTCCCGTCTTCAGCAGGGGCGGGATGGTGCCTGGAAAACAAACACCATCGCTAGGTTTGAAACCCGGATTCAACGATAAATCAGGGTTCAGCGTCTTGCTCAAGGACGTTGTGACATTCAGGGATTAGGCACGAAACGCAGACGGCCCGTCTACCCCACCGGCAGGTAGACTGAACCCACACCCACGTCTACAATCAGGCTGACCCACTGCTCTGAAATGCCCTTTTTGCCTCTCGGCCGCTGCAGATGGGAGCCGAGACCCAACATGTGCTGCAGGTCTCctgggctgctgctgcacagctgAGCTGCAGGCCGacagcatccacacacacacacacacacacacttcatcctGACAGGCGGCTTACGAATCTCAGCAAAACCCTTCAAAGGAAATTAATAAGTGGAGCGCCACAGAGCGCTCGCCGCCTCCCGGCCGTCTACAGCTTATACTCTTTGTGTGAGATTGACACAATCAGGATCCCACGGAAAATAGAATcagaaggcagagctgcagGATGGAGCGTCACTGCTGCCCCTAGTGGTCACGAAAAGCATGGCCTACTgtaaactcccccccccccacccccccgtgtCTATATTATGCTGTTGGCTGTAGTTTCGGCTGGACCCAGCGATCCTCCACGTCGGTGCCGGTCGCTCTGATCAAACTCACTTCCGTCTGCATTGAGCGTAGCGAACGACGTCTTCTTCTCTGCCGAGCCGGCGCTGTTGGTGACCTTCATCTGCAACTCGTACCAGGTCGCCTCCTGCAGGTCGTACAGGATGTAGCTCTTGGTGAGGGACGTGCGCTGGGCGGTGGTCCAGGTGGGCGAGTCTACCGCTCTGTACTCCAGGATGAAGGAGGTGATCGGACAGCCGCCGTTGTTCCAGCCCACCAGGTTGAGTCTGGCCCTGGTGCAGTTGATGCTGGTGAAGAGTTCATGCTCTTTGGCAAACTgcggctctgaggaagagaagaaggtcGAGGAAGAGGCGAGTTTGAGACTCAAAACGCCACAGGATAAAACACGAAAGCGACAAATCGACCTATAGCGTGGCGTCCCTCACCTTTCCCATGGGTCTTAGCTTCGATGATCTCGCTGATGCGACCGGGTCCCACTGCGTTCTGGGCCGTCAGGGTGAATTTGTACCAAGTGCCGCACTTCAGGTTCTCCAAACGGTACGAACGCTCACTGGGGCTGATGGGAAAACTGCCCCACTGCTCGCTGTTGTCCTCGGAATACTGCAGGATGTAACCTAAGGAGCGTGAGAAACGAGacgggagagggagaggagggagagtaAATAAACTAAAGAGGCGCAGCATGGCGTAGGTTGTAGATCCGTCATTAAATACTGAACCTGTGGAAAGTCTCATAAAACACATCATTAGGGTTCCTCCTCTGGGCACCACGAACACCTGTTCTCTATCCCACGGCCATCGGTTGGGTTATTCTGTCGTAGTTACGGGACGAAAGCGTTGCAGCGACGCTCTGGAGGCGGAGCGACCAACCAGCCGCAGCTTCCCCAGAGCGCGCTGCAAGCTGGGCTAAAAATAGACGAGCGGGTCTCGGCGCATTttggtgatggatgatgctgAGCAGCgagcaaaacaacacaaatatcaCGGAGAAGCTGTCATGGAGGGGTTTTTTTACATTCTAACCTGAAGCCCCGTGATTACGAGCGATGATAGATCGCCTGAAATGGTCTGGCTGTGATTGGGTTTTCTTTAGAATGGAGAGTTTTcatctctcttcatcttccccGCTGCTTTGTTAACTCCATCTTTTAGGACTTGACTATTGGTCGCTGAAGCGAGGCGACCGCCCTCAGTTAAAGGATAATGGTTGCAGGAAAGTCGTATTTGTCTGTGATTGGATTTATTCTGAGTCTCACCTCGGATGGAGCTCCCGCCATTGTCCCCAGGTATCCATGACAATGTGATCGACGTGGTGGTAGTCTTGGTAACCGTGAGGCGTGGCTGGTCAGGAGGGACTGCGGACATATAAAAGTTGACGTCCTGGTTAGTCTTCACCTTAAACTGCTTTACGTCTGTGTCGATGTTCTATCTCCATCctgtaacgaggaacacggcgACTCCTGTCGGGGCGACGCCCTCCTAGTCAAGGCAGAACGAGCATTTCTAGACGACTTTGTATGAAAACAAAAGGAGCAGAAACGTTTCTACTTTAAGATCTGGAGGGAAATGTGACATAACgtaacagctgctgcagctcagggCGAATACGTCCGCTAACTTCTGTCACACTGCTTGCCTTGGACCTGCAGGTTGAGCGTGATCTCGTCTGACCCCCAGTTGTTGCTGGCCAGGCAGCTGTAGTTCCCAGAATCCTCTGCTTTCACCGTGCGGATGATGAAGCTGCCGTTGCCGTGGACACTGCGGCGACCATCCACCAAGACGGACGTAGGCGTTCCATTGGTGCTGGAGGGAGAATGTTAGGAGAGTTGTCACCATGAAGTGAAGCTCGTTATGATCGGTGCTCGGTGATCTGTGTTCGACTTACTTCCCTTTGAGCCACTTGATGGTGGGAGGGGGATCGCCGACAGCTCTGCACGGTAGAacgatgtccttcatccagggCGTGGTCACGGTCCCGTTGAATGTCAGGATCCTGGCTGGAGCTAAAAACGACACAAACGCACAACTTCATATTTGGTCTAAATTGACAATTCTTGAAAACTcctttacatatttatttaaaaaataaaaatataaggtgttcctcagggagaTTGAAGTGAGGCCACTAATCCCGCTCAGAGGGGAGCGTCACTTCGGGATCTTCATGGGGAAACTGAGCTGCTTTGGCGGAGGCCGTCGAGTTAATCTCTCGGGATGATAACAAAATTAATCTAAACAATGTTAAAGGTTGCTGCCGAGCTCGCCGGATTACAACCACTTACCTTTGGCCAGAGGCTCCACTGTGATCTTCTCGCTGTTGTTGCCGTGACCGGCAGCTGTCACGGCAACCACCCAGATGCTGTACTGTCTGTTTCGAGCCAGATTGGGGATCCTGTAGAAATAAGCATCCGGAGATGCTTCAAACTCGCTCATCACCTGTAAGAGAAGGATCATTGTGGCGCCGGATGACGAAAGGgggcagcagtaaaacattgAGCCAACATTTATGCCCCCTGGACTGAATGGGTGCTATCACCATCGGATGCAGGTTGGAACAGAAGACGATGTATTTCCTGATGATGCCGTTGAGTTTGAGCGGGGGCAGCCAGGAGACGAACACCACCGAGCTGCTGGAGGCTGCAGCCTTCACCCCCGCCGGGGGGCCTGGAACTGGGGAGGGAGGCGACGGCGTATGATTCACAGGAGCCAAGATAAATATATCAAATACGCATGAGCTTTCAAAGATTATGAAGAGCAAATATCCCCAGTTTTAGCCCCAGATtctaaaaataatgattttctaGAAATGTGaaactcctcctccagcacacagcatcataaaaatattttcatctaTGGCTTTTGTGCTTGAAAAGGAAAATGCACTCGTGTACCAACATGATTCACGAGTAAAAACCCGATTTAAATCTCATAAAATGAAGGGTAACCACTCGTAGGAACTAGAATTTAATTTCTCGATGCATAAACAGGCTGATTTCCCTGCTACTGATGCTAATGTTTCGCACCATCCTCTTTAGTGCGGACGTAGATCTGTTCGCTGCGGACGCCATCGCCGGCGTTGGTGAAGGCTAAGACCTGGATGCTGTAGTTGGTGTACTTCTCCAAACCATCGAGCTCCAGCGACGGCTGATTGGTCGTCACGTTCCTGATTTCTCCCAGCTCTGCCGCAGAAAGGAGACGCGTGGATTAGCCTGGGGGCCACTGCGTTAAAATGTTGGGTACCGGGGGGATGAAAGTTTATTTGTATGGGAAGTACAACAAAGTATTTCAACCACCCCCCCaaaattatttccattattcCAGCCGgctcttcttctttcctctcctcttcttcatgccCTGTCACTCAGAGCCGAGCCAATGGGTCCGGCTGAGTTATTAAATGGTGAATTATTGATGGAGGCAGGCAGGAGCTTCACTTTACTACAAATACATTCGAGCGGAAAAACACTTTGTTATTCATCGAGTGCgtataaatgaaaatgtaagtcgcaactttttttttttacaaatgtgcaAAAGCACATTGATGAACAGCCATTGTCTCTTATTGAGAGAACGCAGATGTCAGCAGCGTATGACAGTACCACAGCTTCCCCTGGTGGGGAATGACAGTCATTGCAAATTAGGCGACCTCCAAAATAGAGTCACAAAGCGTTAATTCGAGTGGTGTCTGGGCGTGATGCTGCAATACCTCCATCAGGCAGGTTTGCCCAGTAGATGACTCTGTATCCCTGCAGGTTTCCGTTCAGAGCCTCTCTGGGGAGGGGCatccaggagagagagatgaccTCCGGGGACTTCGCCACAGCCAGGACATTCTCGGGAGGCCGGGACGGGACTGCAGGAGACACGAGGGGGAGAGGTCTCAGACTGGAGGGTTATTTAGGGAGGATATGTGATCATAAATAAGATTagattcatccattttcttctcacATGAGAAATCAATCTGATAAGACAATCACCAAAAAGTGGCCTAATGTTTTACCAGGATTAAGAAATTGCAGAAATATTCTAATATAGTAGTATTGTTTAGGGGAGGGATTTCTTTCTTGATGTAATTCAGCTAATGTCCAGTAGAGGGGGTGTCTCTCTAGCTTTGATGCCTAGGCTTAAACACTGCAGGAGAGATTTGGGATCAAATCCAAAAACGTCAGTTTATAAACCGTCActtgtgaaaataaatgctttaaGTGTACGCCACACATTGTGTGTGCCCCCCTTACCATCCTCCAGGGTTTTGGTGACCACCTGCTGTGAGGATGGACCGGTCCCTGCCCTGTTAGCAGCCTGCACCACCACGCTGTACTGAGTGAACTTCTTCAGGTTGTCCAGGGTAATGCTCTCCGTGGTGTCTCCTGCGGTGTccaggctgatgatgatgaactggtggctcCCCCCGGGGCTGTACTCCCTGTAGCCCACCTGGTAGCCACGGATGACGCCGTTCTGCAGGTGCTTTTGGGGAGGCTGCAACAAAACAGGAAGATTGGGTATGTCATCACGACCTCATCTCCAGACCTACATCCGAGCAACGTGGATTCAAATCCCACACAACCGTATGTAACCTCTGCAGAGACATTAACGTCTGATTCATAGTGACTGGAAACAGAGGGCATGCTGGTCTATTTTCCTCAGCTGCAGCTCGGAGTAACACGTCAAAGCTTTGGACTTTACCCTCCAGGAGACCTTGATGCTCTGTGGGGACGTGGGCTCCAGGGTGACATCTTGTGGCGGGCCGTCGGGAGCTGCAAACCAAGCCCATCATTCAACATTACTGCATGCTGGTGTTGAAATGAAAACGCTGATCCGTCACTGAGAGCAGTTCACTTCTCATCAAATTGAATTCCACTAGATGGGGCTGTTGAGTCAAAGATAACTCCGGCGAcccgccccctccctcagcGACAGTTTCCAACGGGGGCATTATGGGCGATAGGAAATAGAAGCAACAGTTAGATATCTGTTTCtccagatatatatatatatatatatatatatttgttttatatgatGGCCTCCATTTAAAACAGCCATAAAATAATGATGTGAAAAATGACTCCCTCCCTGTTCCAGCAACAGCTGGACAGATAGATCAGAGTATTGATCCTTTATAGAGCAGAATGAAGATTTCAGTTAATACACATTGCATGCAGCAGAAGCTATAGCATCAATAACCTGCTTCATCCGTGGTGATGGTGAGCTCGTTGCTGGGGTTGCTGTTCCCGATGACGTTCTTGGCCACCATGCGGATGCTGTAGGTGGAGGAAGGGTGGAGGTCGATGATGGTGGCCTGGTTGAGCTGCGGTGACACGTCTTTGGTTCCCTGGGCTGACAGCCACGACGCTGGAAGAAACAGAGGCAGATGAAACGCTCACAAATCGCCTGCGCCTTCCGACGTCGACCTTTCCACGACGCCGATTCGCTTCTACCTGATTTGTTCTTGCATTCAATATCGTATCCCGTGATTGGACTGTTGCCGTCGAAGCCCATGGTCCAGCGGAGAGCTATGGTTCGATCTTTGACCTCACGGATCTCGACCTCCGGCGGATCGGGCGGTTCTGGTGAAACACGGCGGCACGCGACTTGCTGAGGTCCGGTAACGTATCGTTATCGGTTATcgtgacaggaagcagagaggcGTCGTCGACCCCGACCGGGACAAGCTCACCTTGCACCGTCAGCTGGATGATGCCTCGGTCCTCACCGAAGGAGTTGATGGCGTGGCAGGAGAAGAACCCAGAGTCCTCGCGAACCGTCGGCATGATCTAGACGAGAGGAAAAGGGCGTTCGGGTAAATTTAGGTCACATTAGACGCGTTTGAGACACGTTGGCGTTGCAGCGGAACCAAAATCCTCACCACCAGCGTGGAGACGACCTCGTCGGCCACCTCCTTCACGGTGACCACGTATCGGCTGGTCTCCGGGTTGATGATGCGCTCTTCCTTGTCCCAGCGCACCATGATTGGCTTCTCGCCGTGTGCGATGCAGCTCATCCGCTTCTCCTCGCCCTGCGTGGCCAGCGTGGTGTTGGGGTAGGAGGTGATCATGGCCGGGACTGCacggaggggggaggagaggaaagcatTGATGGGTTAGATTGAGATCAAGTCTCCGCTGGTGAATATTTAACATCATCCTTTCTTTCTTATTCTCCAGCGTTTCCCGTGCATCGCCATGGGAACACTCGCTTTCACTGACACCTTTTCTAAACACTCCGGGGACCGCGGTGAACTCTTCGTGCGAGTCTACCTGTCTCCGGCACGACTCCGAGATTTGAAGCGGAGCCCCTTCAGGTGAGCTTTGATAATGACAGCGAACGGTAACACGCTGCTTTGTGAGAGCGAGGTGGAGGAGCGGAGTAGAAAGACGCGACTCCCGAGTGAACTCCCAGCGGTCTGAGCGGCGGCGCCTCAGCCGCACGTCCGGCCCGGTGCGTCTGTTGTAAACGCCTTCCATCCAGACTCATCTTTCTTTCATCCCGTCTTTTACTCTCAACGTGCATGCAGTCTGATTATCAGTCACAGAGTGTTTCATGTGCCGTTCACAGTTCATTGATCTCTATAACGTGCGAAGCTTCCCAATTGGAATGCTTATGCCGGTCTCTATCGGTGGGGGGCGTCACGGACATTATCCCAACGATGGTATAACGAGGTAAAATAAATCGGGTGACCTGATTGCTGGCAGTTGAGGGGTGGAGTTTTTACTTTTGAGGGAATTTCGAGGAGGTTAAACACAAAACTATTCAACTCAAAGCTCCAGTCAGTAAAAGAAACATATTACAAGGACAATAAATCCAATGACGTGAAGTTGCCATGGCGACTGTATTAATCTGATTATATAATCTCCTTtatcatttaaa
This window encodes:
- the LOC137916743 gene encoding cell adhesion molecule DSCAM-like; its protein translation is QRYFITSTGALYILDVLPEDGLNNYRCTTRHRYTGETRQSNSARLIVSDPTNAEPGILDGFDHREVMINHRVELPCKASGYPMPKYRWLKDNSPLEPDSRFRQTTTGLLIEGAQPSDSGTYVCEVWNSYGNAEVMGRLYVKQPLKAKVSPRKVKGSVGSKVSLSCSVSGSDDYELSWYRNGETIYPGNNVRLAGLNRESLIMEGMSKSDGGAYQCFARKGKMSAQDFVQVLLEDGTPKIVSSFSEKVVNPSEPVFLVCNVKGTPPPRCTWSLDDDPVIKDSHHHLGHYETHDGRVVSQLNVTHTQVQDGGVYRCTCSNSAGVVYHQARINVRGRASIRPMKNITAIAGRDAFIHCRVIGYPYYSIKWYKNSALLPFNHRQRAFENNGTLKLTNVQQVDAGEYNCKVMVQPNKMDSQSVHLRVRVPPYIQPFEFQRFTIGQRVFIPCVVMSGDRPLDITWQKDGRPIPNSLGVTVDNIDFTSSLRISNLTPDHNGNYTCIARNEAAAVEHQSQLIVRVPPQFVVQPEDQDGIYGKTVTLNCSAEGYPPPTIVWEHSKGAGVPQFQPIPLNSGSRVQLLSNGSLLIKHVLEDDSGFYLCKVSNDVGADVSKSMYLTVKIPAMITSYPNTTLATQGEEKRMSCIAHGEKPIMVRWDKEERIINPETSRYVVTVKEVADEVVSTLVIMPTVREDSGFFSCHAINSFGEDRGIIQLTVQEPPDPPEVEIREVKDRTIALRWTMGFDGNSPITGYDIECKNKSASWLSAQGTKDVSPQLNQATIIDLHPSSTYSIRMVAKNVIGNSNPSNELTITTDEAAPDGPPQDVTLEPTSPQSIKVSWRPPQKHLQNGVIRGYQVGYREYSPGGSHQFIIISLDTAGDTTESITLDNLKKFTQYSVVVQAANRAGTGPSSQQVVTKTLEDVPSRPPENVLAVAKSPEVISLSWMPLPREALNGNLQGYRVIYWANLPDGELGEIRNVTTNQPSLELDGLEKYTNYSIQVLAFTNAGDGVRSEQIYVRTKEDVPGPPAGVKAAASSSSVVFVSWLPPLKLNGIIRKYIVFCSNLHPMVMSEFEASPDAYFYRIPNLARNRQYSIWVVAVTAAGHGNNSEKITVEPLAKAPARILTFNGTVTTPWMKDIVLPCRAVGDPPPTIKWLKGNTNGTPTSVLVDGRRSVHGNGSFIIRTVKAEDSGNYSCLASNNWGSDEITLNLQVQVPPDQPRLTVTKTTTTSITLSWIPGDNGGSSIRGYILQYSEDNSEQWGSFPISPSERSYRLENLKCGTWYKFTLTAQNAVGPGRISEIIEAKTHGKEPQFAKEHELFTSINCTRARLNLVGWNNGGCPITSFILEYRAVDSPTWTTAQRTSLTKSYILYDLQEATWYELQMKVTNSAGSAEKKTSFATLNADGSTIPPLLKTGDPISDNMSGSGGLKMVVTITSVLVVAVLVFIMLMVLKRRRREQRLKRLRDAKSLAEMLMSKNTRTPDTVNKQQQTLRMHIDIPRAQLLIEERDTMETIDDRSTVLLTDNDFGETNKQKSSTVTHTVHYQSLSQATGPLVDVSDARPGTSESHH